CACACCGCGCAAGTGCTCGGTGGTTGCTTTCATTACAGCCGTTGCTGTAAATGCGAAAATTAACAGGGCAACCATGACTTCTATCAAAGTCATACCGTTTGGTGCATTGATCTTTAGCTGTCCGCTCGAATTCTTCATAGGTTTTCCAGCGGCCCCTCTAGTATTAATGGTGTTTCATCAATGCCATTAATGCGGTAATAAGTAACCGGGTCGTCACCAAAATCAGGTTCGTATTTGAATATCAGGCTAAAGGGCGTGACTTCGCCACTGGAGTAGATCAGTATCTGCGGGGGAGGAAGTTGCTTTTCTTCTTCGTCTCCAATTTCAACGCCTTCGTCTCGAATAGACAGTTCTTCGTCAAAGATTTCGTCGTCAAACAGGCTGTCTTGTGTATCCCAGGGCAAGCCATCTAATTGCAATTCGAAGGTGAAAGGATCGGGGAGTTCGGATTCTTTGAACAGGTTGTCTTCGGTAAGCAACTGCCAACGCTGTTCTTGATCCAGATACATGAAGGCAAAGCTTTGCTTTTCTTCATTAATACGTAGACCTAATTGACGCTGATTCAATATGGCCATATCGGAGGCCATATCAAATATCACTTGAAAGCGTTGTGCTTGTTTCTTTAATTCTTCGGCTTTATCTTGCCCACCCATATTCACCACCACAAAGCTGACAAATAACGCCATAAGCGTAATCACCAGCATTACCTCGAGTAAGGTAAAGCCGGTTTGTCTGCGCTGCATGAGTGGTGATGAATGCTTCACTGTTTAGATAGTCGCCGATCATTACTGAAAGATAATGGATTAATTCAGGAAGTCGTTCAGGTTCCAGTTACCGATATCATCGTCAGTACCTGGTTGACCATCTGGGCCATTGCTGAACAAATCAACTGCACCTAATTCACCCGGGCTTAGCAATTGGTAGTCATTGCCCCAAGGGTCTTGAGGTAAACGCTTGATGAAGCCTTCGGCTGGGTAATTTCTTGGTATCGGTTCAATCGTAGGTTCTTTAACCAATGCATCCAAACCTTGCTCTGTGCTAGGGAACACATTGTTGCGCAGTTTGTACATTTCTAAAGCGCCTTCCAACTGTTGAATATCAACAGCGGCTTTTTTCAATTTTGCTTCCTCGGTATTGCCTAAAATGTTGGGGGCAATAATGGCTGTCATTAAACCAATGATGAGGATTACAACCATAACTTCGATGAGGCTGAAACCTTTTGCTTTCATATGTGCGTCTCCTTCGTCAGACGAGTGAATTCAGGGATACGATTGGTAGCAGGATGGCGATAATGATAAAAAATACGATACCTGCCATCATGAGTACGATCGCGGGAGTCATGATGCTCAAGGCGATATTGACTTGAGTTTCAAACTCTCGATCCTGGTTGTCGGCAGCACGTGCCAACATTTGTTGTAGTTCTCCACTTTTCTCCCCGGAGGCAATCATATGCATCATCATGGGCGGAAAAGTTTTGGTTTTCTCCAATGAAACTTTCAAGCTGGAACCTTCCTGTACCAATGTGGCGGCCTCCATTATCAGTTTCTTGATGAAATCGTTAGTAAGCACTCGCCCTGCGATACGCATACCGTCTAATACGGGAACAGCACTTGCAGTTAGAATACTCAGGGTACTGGCAAAACGCGCAGTATTCAGCCCTTTAATGACCTTGCCGAACACTGGCACGCCTAAAAGACGACGATGAATTTTGAGTCGGATAGCAGGTACTTTTAACATGCGCTTGAACAGGATCACCAGCAGTATGACTGCGATGATCACGTACAGAATGTAGGACTTAAACCATTCGCTCAGGCCAATCAGTACCTGGGTTACACCCGGTAGTTCTTGCCCCATGGTATCGAATTGGCCGACAATTTTGGGTACCACATAGGTTAGCAGTAAGCTGACGATACCAAAGGCAATGGTAAGCATTAGAATTGGGTAAATCATGGCTTGGGTGATTTTGCTACGAATGTGCTGACGTTTTTCGGTGTAGTCTGCCAATCGGTTGAGCACGGTATCCAGATGGCCTGACTTTTCACCCGCCGACACCATGGCGCAGAACAGATTATCAAATACGCCCGGAAATTCAGACATGGCATCTGCCAATGAATGGCCTTCGACTACCTTGCTGCGCACTGCCATCATCATGCTTTTCTGACGTGGTTTCTCGCATTGCTCTGCAACGGCAAGTAAACATTCTTCCAGTGGCAGAGATGATTCTACCAATGTGGCCAACTGGCGAGTCAGTAGCGCTAAATCTGAGGTGGAAATCTTTGGTTGGAAGAGACCGCTAAAGCCGGATGCGTTTTTCTGCTCTTTTTCGGCAACTTGTTCGACTTCCAGAGGAATGAGCCCTTTGTCTCTAAGTTGAGCTCGCACCTGTTTGGCGTTATCACCTTCAATGACTCCAGACTTATTACGTCCGGATTTATCCATCGCTTTGTAGGAAAAGGCTGCCATATTATTCGTCCCTGGTAACTCGTAATACTTCTTCCAGTGTTGTTACGCCTGCCAGTACTTTTGAGCAACCGTCTTCACGGATGCTTGGGGTAAATTTACGCACATATTTTTCAATGGACTGTTCACCATGACCATTGTGAATGAACTCACGGATCTGCTCATCAACGACGAGTAGTTCATGAATGCCTGTACGACCGCGATAACCTGTGTAATTACAGGCTGGGCAGCCTTTTGGTGAGTATATGTGTGTATGCGCTATTTTATCGCTTGCAATACCTAACATGGCGGCTTCTTTCTCTGTAGGTAAATGCTCTTCGCGGCATTCGTTACAGAGGGTTCGCACCAAGCGTTGCGATAAAACGGCAAGTAAACTGGAAGATAACAGGAAGGGTTCTATTCCCATGTCCTCTAAACGAGTGATTGCACCCGCTGCTGTATTGGTGTGAAGGGTGGAAAGCACCAAGTGACCTGTTAAACTGGCTTGTACACCAATTTGTGCTGTTTCAAGGTCACGCATCTCACCAATCATGACCACATCCGGGTCTTGACGCAAAATGGCTCTTAATCCACGAGCAAAGGTCATATCTACTCTGGGGTTAACCTGAGTTTGTCCAATGCCGGGTAAGTCAAATTCAATCGGATCCTCTACGGTGAGGATATTACGGTCTTTTGAGTTGATCTCGGAAAGACCTGCATAAAGCGTGGTACTTTTACCTGAACCTGTTGGCCCGGTAACCAGGATAATACCGTGTGGTTTACGGATAAGGTCGGAAAAGGTATTACGGTTGGCCAAGGTCATGCCCAAATCTTCAAGATTAAGACGAGCATTGTTTTTATCCAACAAACGCAATACGACACGTTCACCATGACCTGTTGGCATGGTACTTACCCGCACGTCAACTGCGCGGCCTGCTATACGTAGTGTAATACGCCCGTCTTGAGGAACACGCTTTTCAGCGATATCCAGCTTTGCCATAACCTTGATACGGGAAACCAGCATGGATGAGAGTTTACGGTTCGGACGCAAGATTTCTCTGAGTACCCCATCAACACGGAATCGCACAACCAGCTGATTCTCGAAGGTTTCAACGTGAATATCGGATGCGCCTTCTTTGATGGC
Above is a window of Paraneptunicella aestuarii DNA encoding:
- the gspH gene encoding type II secretion system minor pseudopilin GspH; this translates as MQRRQTGFTLLEVMLVITLMALFVSFVVVNMGGQDKAEELKKQAQRFQVIFDMASDMAILNQRQLGLRINEEKQSFAFMYLDQEQRWQLLTEDNLFKESELPDPFTFELQLDGLPWDTQDSLFDDEIFDEELSIRDEGVEIGDEEEKQLPPPQILIYSSGEVTPFSLIFKYEPDFGDDPVTYYRINGIDETPLILEGPLENL
- the gspG gene encoding type II secretion system major pseudopilin GspG, producing MKAKGFSLIEVMVVILIIGLMTAIIAPNILGNTEEAKLKKAAVDIQQLEGALEMYKLRNNVFPSTEQGLDALVKEPTIEPIPRNYPAEGFIKRLPQDPWGNDYQLLSPGELGAVDLFSNGPDGQPGTDDDIGNWNLNDFLN
- the gspF gene encoding type II secretion system inner membrane protein GspF codes for the protein MAAFSYKAMDKSGRNKSGVIEGDNAKQVRAQLRDKGLIPLEVEQVAEKEQKNASGFSGLFQPKISTSDLALLTRQLATLVESSLPLEECLLAVAEQCEKPRQKSMMMAVRSKVVEGHSLADAMSEFPGVFDNLFCAMVSAGEKSGHLDTVLNRLADYTEKRQHIRSKITQAMIYPILMLTIAFGIVSLLLTYVVPKIVGQFDTMGQELPGVTQVLIGLSEWFKSYILYVIIAVILLVILFKRMLKVPAIRLKIHRRLLGVPVFGKVIKGLNTARFASTLSILTASAVPVLDGMRIAGRVLTNDFIKKLIMEAATLVQEGSSLKVSLEKTKTFPPMMMHMIASGEKSGELQQMLARAADNQDREFETQVNIALSIMTPAIVLMMAGIVFFIIIAILLPIVSLNSLV
- the gspE gene encoding type II secretion system ATPase GspE — its product is MPVDEIPEAEELLEAQDGEIEEQEYKQLTFGFAKRHKVLLNVATSPVTIYYTDETEFPVFAEVRRFIDEPITLEEVDTTRFEKLLTDTYQRDTSAAKQLMEDIGNESDLFSLAEELPETEDLLESEDDAPIIKLINAMLGEAIKEGASDIHVETFENQLVVRFRVDGVLREILRPNRKLSSMLVSRIKVMAKLDIAEKRVPQDGRITLRIAGRAVDVRVSTMPTGHGERVVLRLLDKNNARLNLEDLGMTLANRNTFSDLIRKPHGIILVTGPTGSGKSTTLYAGLSEINSKDRNILTVEDPIEFDLPGIGQTQVNPRVDMTFARGLRAILRQDPDVVMIGEMRDLETAQIGVQASLTGHLVLSTLHTNTAAGAITRLEDMGIEPFLLSSSLLAVLSQRLVRTLCNECREEHLPTEKEAAMLGIASDKIAHTHIYSPKGCPACNYTGYRGRTGIHELLVVDEQIREFIHNGHGEQSIEKYVRKFTPSIREDGCSKVLAGVTTLEEVLRVTRDE